A genomic stretch from Hydrogenimonas urashimensis includes:
- a CDS encoding glycosyltransferase, producing the protein MSKLLILQTAAPDYRKKFFDLLRHKLGKDFILYAGEDYFEPTIQTSPNIKFRKRVKNFYFFGRRFLWQSGMWKDALSSNILVMEMNPRILSNWIILCIRKTIGKKNILWGHAWPRSGKNSRSDIVRNTMRMLADIIVTYTKTQAKELKERMPNKDIRYAPNALYYSHEMVPSNNRNPINIIYVGRLTKNKKPSLLIEAFVKALPYIPMEAKLIMIGDGDERKNIEKLVKKLNIENRVEMPGHIGDYYTLAKLYATALFSVSPGYVGLSITQSFGFGVPMLISRDENHSPEIEAAIENENSIFFNTNDIEDFAEKILFFYEKKISWLNKRKAICDNCRSFYSIEAMANTFLNITKSE; encoded by the coding sequence ATGTCTAAATTACTTATACTTCAAACTGCAGCACCAGATTACCGTAAAAAATTTTTTGATTTACTGCGACACAAATTGGGAAAAGATTTCATACTCTATGCAGGTGAGGACTATTTTGAACCTACCATTCAAACCAGCCCAAATATAAAATTCAGAAAACGGGTAAAAAATTTCTACTTTTTTGGAAGAAGATTTTTATGGCAAAGTGGAATGTGGAAGGATGCTTTATCATCGAATATCCTTGTGATGGAGATGAATCCTCGAATACTTTCCAATTGGATAATTCTTTGTATCAGAAAGACAATCGGTAAAAAAAATATTCTTTGGGGACATGCATGGCCAAGAAGCGGGAAAAACAGTCGTAGCGATATTGTAAGAAACACCATGCGGATGCTTGCAGATATTATTGTTACATATACCAAAACTCAAGCAAAGGAACTAAAAGAAAGAATGCCGAATAAAGATATTCGGTATGCTCCCAATGCTTTATATTATAGCCATGAGATGGTTCCATCAAACAACAGAAATCCAATAAATATCATTTATGTAGGAAGACTCACTAAAAACAAAAAGCCTTCTTTGCTGATTGAAGCCTTTGTGAAAGCCCTTCCTTATATTCCCATGGAAGCCAAACTCATCATGATCGGAGATGGAGATGAAAGAAAAAATATTGAAAAGCTGGTTAAAAAACTAAATATAGAAAATCGTGTAGAAATGCCGGGGCATATTGGTGATTATTATACATTAGCAAAACTATATGCCACTGCACTTTTCAGCGTATCACCAGGCTATGTAGGACTTTCTATCACTCAAAGCTTTGGATTTGGGGTCCCCATGCTCATTTCAAGAGATGAAAACCATTCACCGGAAATTGAAGCGGCAATCGAAAATGAAAATTCAATTTTTTTTAACACCAATGACATTGAGGATTTTGCTGAAAAAATTTTGTTTTTTTATGAAAAAAAAATATCTTGGTTAAACAAAAGAAAAGCTATTTGTGACAATTGCAGAAGCTTTTACTCTATAGAAGCTATGGCTAATA